A stretch of the Mycobacteroides immunogenum genome encodes the following:
- a CDS encoding type VII secretion target, which translates to MPSVEPLRVDPYEFRAAADRLDAHAETFSTSHRSAHSQAGQVRLGSGLAAAALPEMLTVWESDGVRFGEGFAAHAEGDREAASRYERTDGRSADNIGDVGSGL; encoded by the coding sequence GAGTGTTGAACCCTTGCGGGTTGATCCGTACGAGTTCCGTGCGGCTGCCGACCGTCTGGATGCTCACGCTGAGACGTTTTCAACGAGTCATCGGTCGGCACATTCGCAGGCAGGGCAGGTGAGATTGGGGTCTGGTCTTGCTGCTGCCGCGTTGCCCGAGATGCTGACGGTCTGGGAGTCTGACGGCGTGCGGTTCGGTGAGGGTTTTGCGGCGCATGCCGAGGGAGATCGGGAAGCGGCGAGTCGTTACGAGCGTACCGATGGTCGGAGTGCTGACAACATCGGTGATGTCGGGTCAGGGCTGTGA
- a CDS encoding sensor domain-containing protein — MTRTVLSTVALLTAVALAGCSGTVEGQAVKPSASALGIRSINQVLPDITELAKVLGSPMKVGYPDGQPGGADILSGGFKGAEPAECVPVKLSGAQGTYQGARVKSAVVIEWETSTELKAFPRPFFSVQAAVVELGSHGDARDLYARASTLWQRCQGKTIVTHDVAVTGETFADNITQVSDAKGMLTAVDVQSAVGTSTSPNRYQRAFTAVSEYLVDVRVVNTAWRTGDSMNPDNAVAVAQLIASRISSPS, encoded by the coding sequence GTGACCCGTACCGTTCTCTCCACCGTCGCGCTCCTGACTGCCGTCGCGCTGGCCGGGTGCTCGGGAACGGTCGAGGGGCAGGCGGTCAAGCCCAGCGCATCGGCGCTGGGCATTCGGTCCATCAACCAGGTGTTACCGGACATCACCGAGTTAGCAAAAGTGCTCGGATCGCCGATGAAGGTTGGTTACCCAGACGGTCAACCCGGTGGTGCCGATATTCTCTCTGGCGGTTTCAAAGGTGCCGAGCCTGCCGAGTGCGTTCCGGTGAAGCTATCAGGCGCTCAGGGAACGTACCAGGGCGCTCGTGTCAAATCTGCTGTTGTCATCGAGTGGGAGACCTCAACAGAACTGAAAGCTTTTCCCCGCCCGTTCTTTTCCGTACAAGCCGCAGTCGTCGAGTTGGGCTCCCACGGTGATGCCCGCGACCTGTATGCCAGGGCTTCCACTTTGTGGCAACGCTGTCAGGGCAAGACCATCGTCACGCATGATGTTGCCGTGACAGGAGAGACTTTCGCCGACAACATCACACAGGTGTCGGATGCCAAGGGAATGCTCACCGCCGTCGATGTCCAGTCGGCCGTGGGCACCAGTACCAGCCCCAACCGCTATCAGAGGGCGTTTACCGCTGTGTCAGAGTACCTAGTGGACGTTAGAGTCGTAAATACCGCTTGGCGCACAGGGGATTCAATGAATCCCGACAACGCCGTCGCAGTAGCTCAACTCATTGCCAGTCGAATCTCTTCGCCTTCATAG
- a CDS encoding MT-A70 family methyltransferase codes for MPLPTVPGGFRTVLADPPWRFGNRRAGMSPESGLRHRYRTMHLDEICALPVPSVTAQDAHLYLWVPSSMLPDGLKVMQHWGFRYTTSITWLKTRLDGEPDGSGVGFYFRNATELLLFGVRGSLRTLPGARSMTNVITSRRREHSRKPTEAYHLIEQASPGPRLELFAREGRAEWTVWGDEAAGVSGRFRPERHPLRCPVCQGDLGQPSTGRRRLWCSEACRKRYRRAALAGS; via the coding sequence ATGCCCCTCCCGACCGTCCCTGGCGGCTTCCGCACCGTGCTCGCTGACCCGCCCTGGCGTTTCGGTAACCGTCGTGCGGGTATGTCGCCAGAGAGTGGACTGAGGCACCGCTATCGCACCATGCACCTTGACGAGATTTGCGCTCTCCCAGTGCCGTCCGTAACCGCGCAGGACGCACATTTGTACCTTTGGGTGCCGTCCTCGATGTTGCCAGATGGGCTAAAAGTGATGCAGCACTGGGGTTTTCGATACACTACGAGCATCACGTGGCTGAAAACAAGGCTGGACGGGGAGCCCGATGGTTCGGGCGTTGGCTTCTATTTCCGCAATGCCACTGAGCTGCTGTTATTTGGTGTCAGGGGGAGCTTGAGGACGCTGCCAGGGGCACGCTCGATGACGAATGTGATCACATCCAGGAGGCGCGAGCACAGTCGGAAACCGACCGAGGCATATCACTTGATTGAGCAGGCTTCGCCTGGCCCTCGGCTGGAGTTGTTCGCACGGGAGGGGCGGGCCGAGTGGACCGTTTGGGGCGACGAGGCGGCGGGAGTTTCCGGACGTTTTCGTCCGGAAAGACACCCGCTGCGGTGCCCTGTATGCCAGGGGGACTTGGGTCAGCCGAGCACAGGTCGGCGGCGGCTGTGGTGCAGTGAGGCGTGTCGGAAGCGGTACCGCAGGGCCGCGCTGGCTGGGAGTTGA
- a CDS encoding helix-turn-helix domain-containing protein produces METLAALAPRGLFDREQAAEFLSTSARRVDELRRAGALRAVRDGREFKFTSAALAEYIDGLPASA; encoded by the coding sequence ATGGAAACGCTAGCCGCACTCGCCCCGCGCGGTCTGTTCGACCGTGAACAGGCTGCCGAGTTCCTTTCCACGAGCGCACGCCGTGTAGACGAGCTGCGCCGAGCGGGCGCGTTGCGTGCCGTTCGTGATGGCCGCGAGTTCAAGTTCACTAGCGCAGCTTTGGCTGAGTACATCGACGGCCTACCTGCGAGCGCGTAA